A genome region from Musa acuminata AAA Group cultivar baxijiao chromosome BXJ3-5, Cavendish_Baxijiao_AAA, whole genome shotgun sequence includes the following:
- the LOC135638567 gene encoding E3 ubiquitin-protein ligase BOI-like, whose amino-acid sequence MAIQAPLPFFYSSGSSLDGMMEGGGRLPGDPCQSFQQQQQQQMAMMPWPLCPPPATSTTGFTLLSSWTSGPSVSMDPSRHLIQRLLEKQGDEIDQFLRQQSDTLVAELRQQAKRHTAAMVRSLQSKASFLLRQREEELAKANKVGLELELRLKSAEEDRARWQIVAMENEAMAISLHNTLEQVREPCFSTTNGVPTEEAAAPEPTAGMSSTTLGRCRVCGHRDACVVLLPCSHLCCCPPCASFLEGCPLCSSVKRGSVEVFWE is encoded by the exons ATGGCCATCCAAGCGCCGCTTCCGTTCTTCTACAGCAGCGGCAGCAGTTTGGACGGGATGATGGAAGGCGGAGGACGATTGCCTGGTGATCCATGCCAATCTtttcagcagcagcaacaacaacaaatggCGATGATGCCTTGGCCTCTTTGTCCTCCTCCTGCAACGTCGACGACAGGGTTTACTTTGCTTTCCTCTTGGACTTCAGGTCCTTCTGTTTCCATGGATCCTTCTCGTCATCTTATACAGAGACTTCTGGAGAAACAGGGGGATGAGATAGATCAGTTCCTTCGGCAACAG AGCGACACGTTAGTAGCAGAACTTCGGCAACAGGCAAAGCGGCATACGGCGGCTATGGTACGGAGTCTCCAGTCCAAAGCATCCTTCCTTTTAAGACAACGGGAAGAAGAGTTGGCGAAGGCGAACAAGGTAGGTCTGGAACTGGAGTTGCGCCTGAAGAGTGCGGAGGAGGACCGGGCAAGGTGGCAAATTGTGGCCATGGAGAACGAGGCCATGGCTATTTCTCTCCACAACACTCTGGAGCAAGTGCGAGAACCATGCTTCTCCACCACCAACGGCGTCCCGACGGAAGAGGCGGCGGCACCGGAACCGACGGCGGGGATGAGCTCAACAACGCTGGGCCGCTGCAGGGTCTGCGGGCATCGTGATGCGTGCGTGGTGCTGCTCCCCTGCAGCCACCTCTGCTGCTGCCCGCCCTGCGCGTCCTTCCTCGAGGGGTGCCCCCTCTGCAGTTCCGTAAAGAGAGGCAGCGTGGAAGTGTTCTGGGAatga